One window of Penaeus chinensis breed Huanghai No. 1 chromosome 3, ASM1920278v2, whole genome shotgun sequence genomic DNA carries:
- the LOC125040546 gene encoding uncharacterized protein LOC125040546, translated as MADSGLSSTPEAGGEGSSDRIHYLHQNRNGRAGSPSDEFPPRSPSPRYRRYSDSTPTRSPSPMPPGEDFDEVDSKGPRKTKSVSFHSHTNWKSDRKIQSGKYFRCSYVVACEKGNPAPVDYSGRELERDIKAGITHLQDGG; from the exons ATGGCTGACTCCGGCCTCAGCTCCACGCCGGAGGCAGGTGGGGAAGGCTCCTCGGACCGCATTCACTACCTCCACCAGAACAGAAATGGTCGAGCTGGATCTCCGAGTGATGAGTTCCCTCCTCGCTCCCCGAGTCCCCGGTACAGAAGGTATTCGGACTCGACCCCGACCAGGAGTCCGTCGCCGATGCCGCCGGGCGAGGATTTCGATGAAGTGGATAGCAAGGGCCCGCGCAAGACGAAGTCGGTGTCGTTCCACTCGCACACCAACTGGAAGAGCGACAGGAAAATCCAAAGTGGTAAGTATTTTCGctgct CATATGTTGTGGCATGCGAAAAAGGCAACCCTGCACCCGTGGATTACTCTGGTCGAGAGTTGGAAAGAGATATCAAAGCTGGCATCACGCACCTTCAAGACGGTGGCTGA